One Halomonas sp. M4R1S46 genomic window carries:
- a CDS encoding transporter substrate-binding domain-containing protein: MNRPLITLAAAAVLGLSATAQAAEPLKIGISAEPYPPFTYTSSAGEWTGFEVELGMALCEAMERACEITPTGWSGIIPSLKAGRIDMIMNSMSITEARQRVIDFSEPYYFTPGAFVAADDHELSGPDDLGGQVLGVQAATTNATYARRALRDSVGDIRLYDQAEQVNRDLLAGRLDVILADEIAMTEFLERDEAEGFEIKATAPRHAAYGEGVGIGLRPDDDALEADLNAAIAEVREDGTCSALSEDYFGTDICT, from the coding sequence ATGAACCGTCCCCTGATCACCCTCGCCGCCGCGGCCGTCCTGGGCCTGTCCGCCACCGCCCAGGCCGCCGAGCCGCTGAAGATCGGCATCTCCGCCGAGCCCTATCCGCCCTTCACCTACACTTCCTCCGCGGGCGAGTGGACCGGCTTCGAGGTCGAGCTGGGCATGGCCCTCTGCGAGGCCATGGAGCGTGCCTGCGAGATCACCCCCACCGGCTGGAGCGGCATCATCCCCTCGCTCAAGGCCGGGCGCATCGACATGATCATGAACTCCATGTCGATCACCGAGGCGCGCCAGCGAGTCATCGACTTCAGCGAACCCTACTACTTCACCCCGGGTGCCTTCGTGGCCGCCGACGATCACGAGCTGAGCGGCCCCGACGATCTGGGCGGCCAGGTGCTCGGCGTGCAGGCCGCCACCACCAACGCCACCTACGCGCGCCGCGCCCTGCGCGACAGCGTCGGCGACATCCGCCTCTACGATCAGGCCGAGCAGGTCAACCGCGACCTGCTGGCCGGCCGCCTGGACGTGATCCTCGCCGACGAGATCGCCATGACCGAGTTCCTCGAGCGCGACGAGGCCGAGGGTTTCGAGATCAAGGCCACCGCGCCGCGCCACGCCGCCTACGGCGAGGGCGTCGGCATCGGCCTCCGCCCGGACGACGACGCCCTCGAGGCCGATCTCAACGCGGCCATCGCCGAGGTCCGCGAGGACGGCACCTGCAGCGCCCTGTCCGAAGACTACTTCGGCACCGACATCTGCACCTGA